In the genome of Notamacropus eugenii isolate mMacEug1 chromosome 5, mMacEug1.pri_v2, whole genome shotgun sequence, one region contains:
- the LOC140508338 gene encoding LOW QUALITY PROTEIN: uncharacterized protein (The sequence of the model RefSeq protein was modified relative to this genomic sequence to represent the inferred CDS: inserted 2 bases in 1 codon) yields MAPGTQRPSSQELVTFNDVIVDFTEEEWCLLDHSQKELHKEVMLENIQNLLSLDVDTRLEVNEITRKLGIFLEEHDLQKVKNGGPWEFNLREIHDFILKVDKNPKSYCEFDETEKRFRQSSILNHCKKMTSGNHCVPDSNSKCLTEELKLFQSHGKFPELQMYPGTQFEMAMSWSSVLIRHQTSDTGEILSVSNKGGKAFTHLQIPIKNELDACYEWEAHQGIHTVERTYRCHQCGKTFPESSTLARHQRIHTGEKPYECNQCGKAFRQRFTLTAHQILHTGVKPYRCNQCGKAFTAKKSLAAHQKIHSGEKPYECNQCGKTFTHNCFLAAHQRTHTGEKPYRCNQCAKVFTHNSSLARHQTVHTGERPYECNQCGKAFRQRFTLAAHQKIHTGEKPYRCNQCGKVFTYSSSLTAHQKIHTGEKPYRCNQCGKDFIQKFILAAHQKIHTGEKPHRCNQCGKTFTLKRYLAIHQKIHTGEKPFKCNQCGKSFRQRINLALHQKIHTGEKPYKCNQCGKAYRKRFDLAAHQRTHTGEKPYRCNQCGKVFTHSSTLIAHQRIHTGEKCYECDQCGKTFAHKGHLVPHQKIHTGEKPYTCNQCGKSFTDSSNLARHEKIHTGEKPYKCNQCEKAFRQRFDLAAHQIIHTGEKPYGCNQCGKAFAVRKSLVAHQKIHTGEKPYRCNQCGKTFTHKCLLATHQRTHTGEKPYSCNQCGKVFTQSSSLTAHQTIHTGEKPYECGQCGKTFAQKSRLATHQKIHTGEKPYRCNQCGKAFTENSGLARHQKIHTGEKAYRCNQCGKTFIQKGHLARHQKIHTGEKPYRCNQCGKAFIENSGLATHQKIHTKEKPYRCNQCGMAFTARQNLSAHQRTHTAEKLYRCNQCEKVFTHNSRLIAHQRIHTGEKPYECNQCGKSFTQRSTLTAHHRIHTGEKPYRCNQCQRTFTHSSGLARHQRIHTEEKPYRCNQCGKTXTQKSHLPAHQRIHTLEKLYRCNQCERAFTDSFSLSSHQGEKPFECNQCEKTFTKRHLAQHHRIHIAKKPYRCNQYGKTFPRSSYLSRHQRIHTGEKPFECNLCGRTFTQKSILARHHRIFTGENPFRCNQYGKAFPQRYNLAAHQRIHTGEKPYSCNQCGKTFRRSSQLTTHQRIHSVEKLFECNQCGKTFTQSSSFAKHQSIHTEEKP; encoded by the exons ATGGCCCCTGGGACCCAGAGACCCTCATCTCAG GAGTTGGTGACATTCAACGATGTGATTGTGGACTTTACTGAGGAGGAGTGGTGTCTCTTGGACCATTCTCAGAAAGAGCTGCACAAGGAAGTCATGCTGGAGAATATCCAGAATTTGCTGTCCCTGG atgTAGATACTAGGTTGGAAGTAAATGAAATAACTAGAAAGCTGGGAATTTTTTTGGAAGAGCATGACCTGCAAAAAGTCAAGAATGGTGGTCCCTGGGAATTCAATTTGAGAGAAATTCATGACTTTATTCTCAAAGtagacaaaaatccaaagagTTACTGTGAATTTGATGAAACTGAAAAGAGATTCAGACAATCTTCCATCCTAAATCACTGTAAGAAAATGACCTCAGGAAATCATTGTGTTCCTGACAGTAATAGCAAATGCCTCACTGAAGAGTTAAAGCTTTTTCAGTCCCATGGGAAGTTCCCTGAATTGCAAATGTATCCTGGTACTCAGTTTGAAATGGCCATGAGCTGGAGTTCAGTCCTCATTAGACATCAGACAAGTGATACTGGAGAAATCCTTTCTGTAAGTAATAAAGGTGGGAAGGCCTTTACTCATCTGCAAATTCCCATTAAAAATGAGCTTGATGCGTGTTATGAATGGGAAGCACACCAAGGAATCCACACTGTAGAGAGAACTTACAGATGccatcagtgtggaaagactttcccAGAGAGCTCCACTCTTGCcagacatcagagaatccacactggagagaagccttatgaatgtaatcaatgtggaaaggctttccgCCAGAGGTTCACTCTTACTGCCCATCAGATACTCCATACTGGAGTGAAACCTTAtagatgtaatcaatgtggaaaggctttcacagcGAAGAAGAGTCTTGCTGCCCATCAGAaaatccacagtggagagaagccttatgaatgtaatcaatgtggaaagactttcacacaTAATTGTtttcttgctgcacatcagagaacccacactggagagaaaccttatagatGTAATCAGTGTGCAAAGGTTTTCACACACAACTCCAGTCTTGCTAGACATCAGACAGTCCACACTGGAGAGaggccttatgaatgtaatcaatgtggaaaggctttccgCCAAAGGTTCACTCTTGCTGCTCATCagaaaatccacactggagagaaaccttatagatgtaatcaatgtggaaaggtttTCACATACAGCTCCAGTCTTACTGCCCATCAaaaaatccacactggagagaaaccatatagatgtaatcagtgtggaaaggatTTCATCCAGAAGTTCATTCTTGCTGCCCATCagaaaatccacactggagagaaacctcatagatgtaatcagtgtggaaagactttcacactGAAGCGCTATCTTGCTATACATCAAaaaatccatactggagagaaaccttttaaatgtaatcagtgtggaaagtctTTCCGCCAGAGGATCAATCTTGCTCTCCATCAaaaaatccacactggagagaaaccttataaatgtaatcaatgtggaaaggcttacCGCAAGAGGTTCGATCTTGCTGCCCATCAGAGaacccacactggagagaaaccttatagatgtaatcaatgtggaaaggtttTCACACACAGCTCCACTCTtattgcacatcagagaatccacactggagagaagtgttatgaatgtgatcaatgtggaaagactttcgcACACAAGGGCCATCTTGTTCCACATCAAaaaatccatactggagagaaaccttatacatgtaatcaatgtggaaagtctTTCACAGACAGCTCTAACCTTGCCAGACATGAaaaaatccacactggagagaaaccttataaatgtaatcagtgtgaAAAGGCTTTCCGCCAGAGGTTCGATCTTGCTGCCCATCAGataatccacactggagagaaaccttatggatgtaatcaatgtggaaaggctttcgcAGTGAGGAAGAGTCTTGTTGCCCATCagaaaatccacactggagagaaaccatatagatgtaatcagtgtggaaagactttcacacaTAAATGCCTTCTTGCCACACATCAGAGaacccacactggagagaaaccttatagttgtaatcagtgtggaaaggttTTCACACAGAGCTCCAGTCTTACTGCACATCAGacaatccacactggagagaagccttatgaatgtggtcaatgtggaaagacttttgcACAGAAGAGCCGTCTTGCTACACATCAAaaaatccatactggagagaaaccttatagatgtaatcaatgtggaaaggctttcacagagAACTCTGGTCTTGCCAGACATCAaaaaatccacactggagagaaagcttatagatgtaatcagtgtggaaagactttcatacAGAAGGGCCATCTTGCTAGACATCAaaaaatccacactggagagaaaccttataggtgtaatcagtgtggaaaggctttcatagAGAATTCCGGTCTTGCTACacatcagaaaatccacactAAAGAGAAGCCTTAtagatgtaatcagtgtggaatgGCTTTCACAGCGAGGCAGAATCTTTCTGCCCATCAGAGAACCCACACTGCAGAGAAGTTATATAGATGTAATCAATGTGAAAAGGTTTTCACACACAACTCCAGGCTTATTgcgcatcagagaatccacactggagagaagccttatgaatgtaatcaatgtggaaagtctTTCACACAGAGGTCCACTCTTACTGCGCATCacagaatccatactggagagaagccttataggTGTAATCAATGTCAAAGGACATTTACACATAGCTCTGGTCTTGCcagacatcagagaatccacactgaagagaaaccttatagatgtaatcagtgtggaaagac cacacagaagagtcatcttcctgcacatcagagaatccacactttAGAGAAACTTTATAGATGTAATCAGTGCGAAAGGGCTTTCACAGATAGTTTCTCTCTTAGTAGCCATCagggagagaaaccttttgaatgtaatcagtgtgaaaAAACTTTCACAAAGAGGCATCTTGCTCAACATCACAGAATCCACATTGCAAAGAAACCTTATAGATGTAATCAGTACGGAAAGACTTTCCCACGTAGCTCCTATCTCAGtagacatcagagaatccacactggagagaaaccttttgaatgtaatctgTGTGGAAGGACTTTCACGCAGAAGTCCATTCTTGCTAGACATCACAGAATCTTTACTGGAGAGAATCCTTTTAGATGTAATCAATATGGAAAAGCTTTTCCACAGCGTTATaatcttgctgcacatcagagaatccacactggagagaaaccttactcatgtaatcagtgtggaaagactttcagaaggAGCTCCCAGCTTACtacccatcagagaatccacagtgtAGAGAAACtttttgaatgtaatcaatgtggaaaaacTTTCACACAGAGCTCCAGTTTTGCTAAACATCAGAGCATTCACACTGAGGAGAAACCCTAG